The Christiangramia flava JLT2011 region AAGGAATTTGTTTCACTCCCGCGGGAATTATCTATATCGCCAATGAAGGAAAGGGGGGAGACCCTAATATCCTGGAAGTGAATTTCAATTAATTAGCCTGAAGTTCTTCCGCAACAGCGGCTACTTCATCCATAACCCGTAAAAGATTTTCACCCCATAATTTGGCAATATCCTCTTCGGAATATCCCCTTTTTACAAGTTCGATCGTGATATTCTCACTTTCTGAAGCGTCATTCCAACCATCAATTCCGCCGCCGCCATCAAAATCACTACTAATCCCTACGTGGTCAATTCCTATTTTCTGCACTAAATAATCTATATGATCCACAAAATCTGAAACATTCACAGGGCTTATGGTGTTTTTCAAATTTGCTACTTCCGTCGCCGCAGCTTTCCTGATCGCTCCATATTGTTGGTAATAAGCGCTTCGATCTTCCTGTGACAAACCACGAACGCTGTCCCGGGGCAGGATCTCAAACTCCATTTCAGCAGCTTTACGCTGGTAAATTTCATCTCTGGCCGCGTTAAAAGCATAGTGTTTTTCTTTGTTCACATAAGAAGTGAAAGCTACCGTCTGCACCACGCCGCCTTTTTCCTTAAATAGTTCCAGCAACTCATCGTCCAGGTTCCGGCTGTGATCGCAAAGGGCGCGTGCCGAAGAATGAGAAGCGATAAGCGGTGCTTTGGAAAGTTCGAACATTTGCTTGATAGCCTCTTTACTGGGATGAGAAACGTCGATCATGATCCCGCAACGATTCATTTCCAGAATCGCCTTTTTTCCCAGTTCACTCAGGCCATGATGCAGCCAAACGCCATCTACCTCACCCGTATTCGAATCACTGAACTGGCTGTGACCATTGTGCGCCAAAGACATATATCTTGCACCGCGATCATAAAATTCCTGGATACGGCTAAGATCCTCTCCAATAGGATAGGCGTTTTCCACACCGATCATCGCCACTTTTTTGCCTTCTGATACCAGCTTACGAACTTCTTTTGAATTTGTCGCCAGCCCGATTTTTTCCGGAGCGATCTCTTCACAAAGGCGATGAATGGCCTTAAATTTTTGATCGGCATTTTCATAAGCCTTGTCGTACGCATTTTGTGTGAGCGCTTCCTGCCCAGTATAAACGATCAGCCAGGTCACATCCATTCCGCCTTTTTCCATCTTCGGAAGGTTTACCTGGGTATCCAGGTCCATCGTATAGTTCCGGTCTTCCGTAAAATTGGAAACATCAATATCGTTATGGGTGTCGATGGTAATCACCTTTTGATGAATCGCCCTGGCTTTTTCGAGTAATTCCGGATCGGATTGAGCAAAAAAACTCAGACTGCAAAGTAGGAAACAAACGGTAATTCGTGACTTCATAAATGGAAAGGTTAAATTTTGCCCTGAATTTACTAATTAATATTGAAAGCCCATTTCTGCTGTTTATCGTGGCAAAATTTGCTATACATTTGGTAAGACATTTCAGCAATTGCATGAAGAAAATTATAGTGGTTAACCAACCCGAAACCTGGAAGCTGCATCTTGAAAATATCGAGATCGTTTCTTCCCGGAAATATCTTACAGATCCTGCTTTTTCCCAACTAAAAAAGGCCAGGATCTTCAATCTTTGCAAAGATTACTCCTATCAGAGCAAGGGGTATTACGTGAGTTTGCTGGCTGAAGCTCGCGGGCATCTGGCAATTCCCACCGTTAAGAATTTGGTGGATCTTGGCGATTCCAAACTGGTGCGAATCGTTTCTGAAGAGTTCGACGATTTGATACAACGCTCCCTCAAAAATATCAAGTCCCAGGAGTTCGTTTTAAGCATTTATTTTGGGCAGAACGTTGCGGTGAAATACCGTGATCTGAGCGCCATGTTTTTTCGGCATTTTCAAATCCCTTTTTTGCGCGTACATTTTAATTATACGAATCGGTGGAACATCAAAAGTATCCGGGCAATTTCAGAATCTGAAATTCCGAAGGAGCATAAAGAGTCCATGCACTATTTCGCGGAACAGTATTTTGCAAAAAAACGCTATGACACGCCACGGCAGAACAATTTTGAATACGACCTGGCCATTTTGGTCCAGCCGGGAGATCTGGCCCCTCCAAGCAATCCTAAAGCGATTAAAAAGTTTACGGAGATTGCCGAAAAACTGGGATTTTATACCGAAATTCTGGGGCCTAAAGACCTTTCGAGACTTTCTGCTTTTGATGCCCTGTTCATCAGGCAAAGCACTGAAGTGAATAATGAAGCTTATGCTTTTACCCGAAAAGCCCAACAGGAAGGGCTCGCAATCATTGATTATCCCGATGCGATCCTCAAATGCTGCAATAAGGTTTTTATGGCAGAAGCGCTTCGGAATGCCGGAATTCCAACTCCCGAAACCGTGATCGTGCACAAACACAATCGCGAAAAAGCGCTGGAAACTACCGGTTTGCCGGTCGTGCTGAAGTCGCCAGATTCAACATTTTCCTTTGGAGTGAAAAAGGCTGAAACCGCCGAAGCATACCATGAACTGGTCAATGAAATGCTGAAAAGTTCCGAACTGGTGATCGCACAGCGTTTTTCTCCTTCAGAATATGACTGGAGGATTGGTGTTCTGGATGGTAAGGCCTTTTATGCCTGCCGGTATTATATGGCGAAAGATCACTGGCAGATCTATAACTGGGCTGCGGAAGACAAAGAAGACCAGGATGGAAATGCAGATTGCCTGCCCATTGAGAAGGTGCCTCCGCTTATCCTGAAAAATGCCATTAAAGCAGCAAAATTAATGGGGCCTGGATTATACGGGATCGATATTAAGGAAGTGGAAGGTAAGGCGATGGTGATCGAGATCAATGACAACCCGAATATCGATGTGGGAGTGGAAGATGCCTATTATGGCGACCAGGTCTATATCGCTATTTTGACAGCCTTAAAAAACCGACTTGAAAATAAATAATTATGAGTTATCGCCTTTTTGAAGTTTTCGGGATTGAGTTGGAATACATGGTGGTAAGCCGCGATCAATTGCATGTGAAGCCAATCGTGGATGAACTTTTTTTAAAGAAGAACGGGGAGATCACTTCAGATATTCCGAACGGTAAGATTGAGTGGAGCAATGAACTGGTAGCACACGTGGTGGAACTAAAAACGAATGGGCCCACTCCAAACCTGAAAGAACTTCCGGAACTTTTTCTGCAAAATATTCAGGAGATCAACCAGATTCTGGAAGAATTAAATGCCCAATTATTACCATCGGCTGCCCACCCCATGATGAATCCGTTGCTGGAAACACAGCTCTGGAAGCATCATTATAGCAAGATATATGCGTTGTACAACCGCATTTTTGACTGTAAAGGTCACGGCTGGAGCAACGTCCAAAGCATGCACATCAACCTGCCCTTTTTTGACGATGAAGAATTTGAGAAGCTGCATGCAGCAGTTCGAATATTATTGCCAGTCATTCCCGGTTTGGCCGCAAGTTCTCCAATAATTGAAAAAGAATTTACTGGTTATAAAGATTCGCGAATGAACTTTTATAAAACCAATCAGAAAGAAATTCCGCAGATGACCGGCAAGGTCATTCCTGAACAGGTTTTCAGTAAAAAGGAATATCGCGAAACCATATTTGAACCTATCAATAAAGCCATAAAACCCTTTGATACTGAAAATTTGCTCGACCAGCATTTTCTGAATTCCCGTGGGGCGATTGCCCGTTTTGACCGAAATGCGATCGAGATCAGGGTAATAGATATTCAGGAAAATCCGGCTGCAGATATTGCGATCGCAGCGCTGATCATCGCAGCATTACGCCTGCTAGTAAGTGAAGAACTGGTTTCTCTGGAAGACCAAAAAACCTGGACCGAAGAGGAACT contains the following coding sequences:
- a CDS encoding RimK family protein, which encodes MKKIIVVNQPETWKLHLENIEIVSSRKYLTDPAFSQLKKARIFNLCKDYSYQSKGYYVSLLAEARGHLAIPTVKNLVDLGDSKLVRIVSEEFDDLIQRSLKNIKSQEFVLSIYFGQNVAVKYRDLSAMFFRHFQIPFLRVHFNYTNRWNIKSIRAISESEIPKEHKESMHYFAEQYFAKKRYDTPRQNNFEYDLAILVQPGDLAPPSNPKAIKKFTEIAEKLGFYTEILGPKDLSRLSAFDALFIRQSTEVNNEAYAFTRKAQQEGLAIIDYPDAILKCCNKVFMAEALRNAGIPTPETVIVHKHNREKALETTGLPVVLKSPDSTFSFGVKKAETAEAYHELVNEMLKSSELVIAQRFSPSEYDWRIGVLDGKAFYACRYYMAKDHWQIYNWAAEDKEDQDGNADCLPIEKVPPLILKNAIKAAKLMGPGLYGIDIKEVEGKAMVIEINDNPNIDVGVEDAYYGDQVYIAILTALKNRLENK
- a CDS encoding dipeptidase, translated to MKSRITVCFLLCSLSFFAQSDPELLEKARAIHQKVITIDTHNDIDVSNFTEDRNYTMDLDTQVNLPKMEKGGMDVTWLIVYTGQEALTQNAYDKAYENADQKFKAIHRLCEEIAPEKIGLATNSKEVRKLVSEGKKVAMIGVENAYPIGEDLSRIQEFYDRGARYMSLAHNGHSQFSDSNTGEVDGVWLHHGLSELGKKAILEMNRCGIMIDVSHPSKEAIKQMFELSKAPLIASHSSARALCDHSRNLDDELLELFKEKGGVVQTVAFTSYVNKEKHYAFNAARDEIYQRKAAEMEFEILPRDSVRGLSQEDRSAYYQQYGAIRKAAATEVANLKNTISPVNVSDFVDHIDYLVQKIGIDHVGISSDFDGGGGIDGWNDASESENITIELVKRGYSEEDIAKLWGENLLRVMDEVAAVAEELQAN
- a CDS encoding glutamate-cysteine ligase family protein, yielding MSYRLFEVFGIELEYMVVSRDQLHVKPIVDELFLKKNGEITSDIPNGKIEWSNELVAHVVELKTNGPTPNLKELPELFLQNIQEINQILEELNAQLLPSAAHPMMNPLLETQLWKHHYSKIYALYNRIFDCKGHGWSNVQSMHINLPFFDDEEFEKLHAAVRILLPVIPGLAASSPIIEKEFTGYKDSRMNFYKTNQKEIPQMTGKVIPEQVFSKKEYRETIFEPINKAIKPFDTENLLDQHFLNSRGAIARFDRNAIEIRVIDIQENPAADIAIAALIIAALRLLVSEELVSLEDQKTWTEEELFSIFDEVIKNAENTLIENKRYLAIFDLEKPSDVKTIWKTLYEKVRDQLAEDQQKHIEFILQNGSLSTRILKSLRNDFSEAHILKTYRKLGDCLQNNRMFRP